The following are encoded together in the Thermoplasmata archaeon genome:
- a CDS encoding class I SAM-dependent methyltransferase, producing MVDVVRQTRRLLWRDAARHAFELRPMLLDQFRHEDFRGRRVLDVGTGEGRVAFVAAGLGGHVIGVDLDRMKLQQARAYAGVKDIRRVDFVWGDVEKTPYHEFSSEPFDFVVSNLCMSPEIVWHASRGLRTGGKFIFCCHHGDHWKETRRGSRWAFYEDTMEDLLEENRFDVEFLGVDTIVAEFEELREVELFLRDETVRKWVEDGRWEELSDSFARGEKHLTQSYLVVKARRLAHERPDLA from the coding sequence GTGGTCGACGTGGTTCGCCAGACGCGTCGGCTTCTCTGGCGGGACGCCGCGCGACACGCGTTCGAACTGCGGCCCATGCTCCTCGACCAGTTCCGCCACGAGGACTTCCGCGGGCGCCGGGTCCTCGATGTGGGCACGGGAGAAGGCCGGGTCGCGTTCGTCGCCGCCGGATTGGGCGGCCATGTAATCGGCGTGGACCTGGACCGCATGAAGCTCCAGCAGGCCCGAGCCTATGCCGGAGTCAAAGACATCCGGCGCGTCGACTTCGTGTGGGGGGACGTGGAGAAGACGCCGTACCACGAGTTCTCGTCCGAGCCGTTCGACTTCGTCGTGAGCAATCTCTGCATGTCCCCGGAGATCGTGTGGCATGCGTCGCGCGGTCTCCGGACCGGTGGGAAGTTCATCTTCTGCTGCCACCATGGAGACCACTGGAAGGAGACGCGCCGCGGCTCGCGGTGGGCCTTCTACGAGGACACGATGGAGGACTTGCTCGAGGAGAACCGTTTCGACGTCGAGTTCCTGGGCGTGGACACGATCGTCGCGGAGTTCGAAGAACTGCGGGAGGTCGAGCTCTTCCTCCGAGATGAGACGGTTCGCAAGTGGGTCGAGGACGGCCGCTGGGAGGAGCTCTCCGATTCCTTCGCCCGCGGGGAGAAGCACCTGACCCAGTCCTACCTCGTCGTGAAGGCCCGGCGGCTCGCCCACGAGCGCCCAGACCTCGCGTGA